One Archangium violaceum genomic window, GCTGGCGCACCGCGTGGCGGCGGCCTTGGAGAGCGCGCGCCTCTTCATGGAGTCGCAGCGCGCGGTGCGGCTGCGCGACGAGTTCCTCGCGGTGGCCTCGCACGAGCTGAAGACGCCGCTCACGCCACTGCGGTTGCAGCTCCAGGGGCTGTGGCGGGTGGTCGAGTCGCGGGCGGGCCGGCCCGTGGACCCCGAGCGTGTGCTCCGGGCCGCGCGGATCTGCGAGGCCCAGGTGCGCAAGCTGTCGGGGCTGGTGAATGACCTGCTGGACGTGTCGCGGCTGGCGCAGGGCCGGCTCCCGCTGCGCCTGGAGCAGGTGAACCTGGTGGCGATCGCGCGGGAGGTGATCGCTCAGTTCTCGGACGACGCCGCGCGCGCGGGCTGCGCGGTGGAGCTGTGGGCCGGACCGGCCGTGGTGGGCCACTGGGACCGGGTGCGGCTGGAGCAGGTGGTGACCAACCTGTTGACCAACGCGCTCAAGTACGGGGCGGGCCGGCCCGTGCACGTGCGCGTCTGGATGGAGGGGGGCGTGGCGCGGCTGTCGGTGCGGGACGAGGGCATCGGCATCGCGCCGGAGCACCGCTCGCGCATCTTCGGCAAGTTCGAGCGCGCCGTGTCCGAGCGCCACTATGGCGGGCTGGGCCTGGGGCTCCACATCACACAACAGATCGTCCAGGCGTTGGGGGGCTCCATCCTGGTGGAGAGCGAGCCGGGCCGGGGCTCGACCTTCACGGTGGAGTTACCACCCGGGGTGCACGATATGCTCGCGCACCCATGATCCTCCCCACCCAGAGGCACCTCTTCGACCTGCCCGACGACGTCACGTGGCTCAACTGCGCGTACATGTCCCCGCAGCTGCACGCGGTGACGGAGGCGGGGAGGGAAGCGGTGATGCGCAAGGCGCGGCCGTGGCTGGTGCGGCCCGAGGACTTCTTCACCGAGTCGGAGGCGCTGCGGGGCTCCTTCGCGCGGCTGGTGGGTGGGGACGTGGAGGGCGTGGCGCTGGTGCCCTCGGTGAGCTACGGGATGGCGGTGGCGGCGGCCAACGTGCCGGTGCGCGTGGGCCAGCGGCTGCTGGTGCTGGCCGACGAGTTCCCCTCCAACGTGTACCCGTGGCGCGAGCTGGCGGAGCGCTCGGGGGGCCAGGTCGTCACCGTGCGCAGGCCCGAGGACGGGGACTGGACGCGCGCGCTGCTCGCGGCGCTGGACGAGCGCACGGCGCTGGTGGCGGTGCCGCACTGCCACTGGACGGACGGGGGACTGGTGGACCTGGTCCGGGTGGGGGCGCGGGCGCGCGAGGTGGGGGCGGCGCTGGCGGTGGATGGGACGCAGTCGCTCGGCGCGCTGCCGTTGAACGTGGCGGAGGTGCGGCCGGACTTCCTGGTGTCCGCGGGCTACAAGTGGTTGATGGGGCCCTACAGCCAGGGCTTCCTCTACGTGGCGCCGCGCTTCCGAGAGGGCCGGCCCCTCGAGCACAACTGGCTGCTGCGGGGAGGCAGCGAGGACTTCTCGCGGCTGGTGGACTACCGCGACGACTTCCAGCCGGGGGCCCGGCGCTTCGACGTGGGCGAGCGCAGCAACTTCGTGCTGGTGCCCATGGCGATGGAGGCGCTGCGCCAGCTGCTCGCGTGGGGCCCGGCGGACGTCCAGGAGACGCTGCGCGCGTTGACGGAGCGCGTGACGAAGGGCGCGAGGGCGCTCCACCTGGAGGTGCCGCCCGAGTCGTTGCGGGCGGGGCATATGGTGGGGCTCAAGCGGCGGGGGGGCTATGGGCCGGAGGTGGCGGCGAAGCTGGCGGCACGCAAGGTGTTCGTGAGCGTGCGCGGGGACAGCATCCGCGTGTCCCCGCACCTCTACAACACGGAGGCGGACGTGGACCGGTTGCTCGAGGAGCTGGATGCGCTCGTGTGAGCCGGCTCACTCGAAGCGGTAGCCCTTGGGCACCACGACGATGCCGCTGTCCGTGACGGTGAAGCCGCGCGCCTTGTCCTGCGCCAGGTCGTAGCCGACCTTCGTGTTGGGCGGCACGCGCACGTCCTTGTCGATGATGGCGTTGCGGATCTTCGCGTGCCGGCCGACGTCCACCTCGTCGAAAATGACGGAGCGCTCCACCAGCGAGTACGAATTCACGCGCACGCGGCGGAAGAGGATGCTCTCGCGCACCGTGCCGCCGGAGATGATGCAGCCTCCGGCCACCATGGAGTTGAGGGCGCGGCCCACGCGCTCGCCCGCCTCGTGGACGAACTTGGCCGGCGGGCTGTACTCGACGGCGGTGCGCAGCGGCCACTGCGGGTTGAAGACGTCGAACTCCGGGTTGACGGAGACGAGGTCCATGGAGGCCTCGTGGTACGCCTCCAGCGTCCCCACGTCCTTCCAGTAGGTGTTGGCCCTGTCCTGGCCGGGGATGGGGTTGGAGTGAAAGTCATACGCCTGGATGTGGTAGCCGTCGCGCAGCGCGCGCGGCAGCACGTCCTTGCCGAAGTCGTGCTGCGAGCCCTCGGTGCGCGCGTCCACCTCGAGCAGCTCGGTGAGCACGCGGCGGCTGAAGATGTAGTTGCCCATGCTGCACAGGGCCAGGCCCGGCTTGTTCGGCATGGGCTTGGGCTCCTTGGGCTTCTCCTGGAACTCGATGACGCGGCCGCGCTCGTCCACCTGTATGACGCCGAAGCGCGTGGCCTCCGCCACCGGCGTGGGATAGGCGGCGATGGTGATGTCCGCGCGCTGGGCCTCGTGCTGCTCCAGCATGTGCGCCACGTTCATCTTGTAGATGTGGTCGCCGGAGAAGATGGCCACGTCGTCGGCGCGGTAGTTCTCCACCAGATGGAGGTTCTGGTAGATGGCGTCCGCCGTGCCCCGGTACCAGACGTTGCCCAGCTCCTCGTAGCGGTACATCTGCGCCGGCGCCAGGGTGATGAAGTAGTCGGCCAGCAGGCCCGAGCCGAAGCGCCAGCCGCGCTGGATGTGCTCGGTGAGCGACTGCGCCTTGAACTGCGTCAGCACATAGATGGAGTAGACGCCCGAGTTGAGGAAGTTGCTCAACGCGAAGTCGATGATGCGGAACTTCGACCCGAAGGGAACGGCGGGCTTCGAGCGCTTGGACGTCAGAGGAGCCAGGCGCGTGCCCTGTCCCCCCGCGAGAATCATCCCGAGGATGCGGCGCTTGCTGCTCATACGATGGTGAACCCCCTTGGCGGCTCGGAGTATAGAGAGGCTTTCAAGAAAAGCCCGGATTTGGTGAGGCTTCACGTTCGACGCTGGAACGACACTCCGCGTCAGAGAAGTGCCCCGCGAGGCCACCCCGAGGAGCGGCCGGCCAGGGAGGCGCTCCCCGTCAATGGGTTCCCAATGGCTTTCCTGCTGAGCACGTTCCCGAGCAACCAAGACAGTTCTTCACAGGGGGAATGAATCCATGACCAAGACCCGGCTCATCCTGGCTGGCCTCGTC contains:
- the glgC gene encoding glucose-1-phosphate adenylyltransferase; translated protein: MSSKRRILGMILAGGQGTRLAPLTSKRSKPAVPFGSKFRIIDFALSNFLNSGVYSIYVLTQFKAQSLTEHIQRGWRFGSGLLADYFITLAPAQMYRYEELGNVWYRGTADAIYQNLHLVENYRADDVAIFSGDHIYKMNVAHMLEQHEAQRADITIAAYPTPVAEATRFGVIQVDERGRVIEFQEKPKEPKPMPNKPGLALCSMGNYIFSRRVLTELLEVDARTEGSQHDFGKDVLPRALRDGYHIQAYDFHSNPIPGQDRANTYWKDVGTLEAYHEASMDLVSVNPEFDVFNPQWPLRTAVEYSPPAKFVHEAGERVGRALNSMVAGGCIISGGTVRESILFRRVRVNSYSLVERSVIFDEVDVGRHAKIRNAIIDKDVRVPPNTKVGYDLAQDKARGFTVTDSGIVVVPKGYRFE
- a CDS encoding aminotransferase class V-fold PLP-dependent enzyme, with product MILPTQRHLFDLPDDVTWLNCAYMSPQLHAVTEAGREAVMRKARPWLVRPEDFFTESEALRGSFARLVGGDVEGVALVPSVSYGMAVAAANVPVRVGQRLLVLADEFPSNVYPWRELAERSGGQVVTVRRPEDGDWTRALLAALDERTALVAVPHCHWTDGGLVDLVRVGARAREVGAALAVDGTQSLGALPLNVAEVRPDFLVSAGYKWLMGPYSQGFLYVAPRFREGRPLEHNWLLRGGSEDFSRLVDYRDDFQPGARRFDVGERSNFVLVPMAMEALRQLLAWGPADVQETLRALTERVTKGARALHLEVPPESLRAGHMVGLKRRGGYGPEVAAKLAARKVFVSVRGDSIRVSPHLYNTEADVDRLLEELDALV